A stretch of the Odontesthes bonariensis isolate fOdoBon6 chromosome 5, fOdoBon6.hap1, whole genome shotgun sequence genome encodes the following:
- the nbeal2 gene encoding neurobeachin-like protein 2 isoform X1, which yields MSNHRGGGMASKERLYELWMLYYTKKDVGYLQQWLEAFVASFERLIDVQSLEPRRLEEGSSEVPLLPREVLVLLSTQLWHSAFHLSSATEHNSSTPHPLLLIKFFIIVCRNMENIDPEKTPSFIFETIKLLNFCLEQLKKGEGENLSLQLVVQYGLVLCESLFDPYQTWRRRLAGEEVSLLERNKYKFSPLALPEELPALFHDSLQESEQIPELLTLRLVHLQGAVISGGKKNGLLSISPHSVEDLFSVLRGWCCQTSPEPKSTSLPRLTLQCLTAMIHLLHSSSPVERQVEIRTILESYFQLLNWNRPLGIEQEDRQSWEDSLIALQSQMLTAVPEILQCSDRPVLQAVFLNNNCFEHILRLIQNSKLFQSNRRRPEREVVCDLTTRLLTDAEVDQVWEKGSDSITVHALGVLTAIMSNSPSAKEVFKERIGYSQLFDVLKSQGQPTKRLLQELMNMAVEGEHVHAHHLGISNDQPLLLLLQWLPDLSGQRDLQLLVAQWLAAVCGGSLSCRTVAVEAGMVGALLQVLSQPQSLDRQCADALLGLLQDLGTLCLRPEELKSLLRLLRVDQDSGAVVGKVHPYCTRIIRVLSAMAAREGQDSALQYFDLTPPMAGIMVPTVQRWPGSGFAFHAWLCLNMDFPSYHSEISHSRRPPANSGMGSQHDMGKGPRRKQLYSFFTASGTGLEAFFTMEGVLVVAVCTKKDYMAVALPEYPLVDSCWHSVAIVHIPGRRPFGQNLVTIYIDGEQRKTAQLRFPSFSEPFTSCCIGSAGHRTTTTTTSPNLPASFISCPSPEFAFPAHGPSLIRSQSFPATFAGGRWGSLPESSVHTIPAGLQDTEWGSPTSLDGLLGTAFICHEALQHTQARTLHAAGPNHVSLFKVDGELSDLNSKLLLYYTPQAFQSQICLDLAPNHQYDGRLTGHRVVNWDIKDVVNVVGGIGVLLPLLEQVCVAEQVYNGSQDTSDLLGPELTSSRGPATMLLPLNKSAEGRLERNCVAAFLLMVKNLIRHHPVNQESLLQCQGPSIMGAMLSKVPGTMMDMNVLMACQLLLEQVFNEGNSPLLQQLYQHLLFNFRIWTKSHFAVCLAHVQYLSSVINKSKQRLKRKYGVQYILDTIRTYYSLERDGSSLSDEKQTIQTSLFSLLKDFLKSPTQEELHSVLAYILTVGEEQQVARALDVLYELLRSSPPREQVQTVLLEWGVEQLYGLLLTPSFGDEARERVFRVLYKILKSEKVSERNKQRIKLKDFGYLGLVCFLEDIPVTMTTVRCLYEQVLATDASPNFRDLLAVVCLSHRAELTVRLDVCRKLFHLIYSNEDYVKQLAKQPSWQDVLTKLYVKESYESHAASIADSSTHSSFEPNYRPPLRRDQSLLIEDTRPDVFLTYRSSQDIEDEEEEEDGGQRDISEGFSDLSQSPPSGGGGTLKNFPSLHFKSFDSVDQGSHSSSVSNAVDITSSRPENEGRDYQPLSPFGTSPFDMELGGMGETGMHTPAGSLTNTPSPLEHCKPFPPLRPRKSSSLSNVLDDTSYGTDPPTGDTISNTSNPQQTPEEELCNLLTNIVFSVLWSGSGAEGADDVVWRERGQVFSVLTKLGSSCQLVRPPDEIKRSLLEMMLESSLSDLRDAQGVSLPFCPSLVRLLRLLQDFLFAEGTDNHTLWSEKIFEGVVNLLDRLQAWHSTPGNPGNTELKEMAQIGLRIITGYIQQQHSQVCVMAYLKLHSLLQTVLCLSWEEVCFLLGQLGAPLWPAGVMDSTNCSQSETFSQLVPIVRTLLDQHAEPVTLQNLLPNLPITNGSTTFAQDLKAYCHTVEWQGFYQQQVQPTKEQYELDTFGRSHDIMSNFWNSCFDDLMSTAFRREKDRSDSKSKFQEVIVDPYHKRVRTENNRYHIGQKQNSNQQGVVWQHWRAFRRLFTCERGAWANKVQPEVKWKLSNAETYSKMRLKLVPNYNYDAHSEASALRDNMGAESPRSSEPLPLAVAKEAKVSDMEDDQLGEEDLVFLDNKVEGEDESEKEKLVLSEDCELITIVAVVPGRLEVTTHHLYFYDGSSEKEETEEGIGFDFKRPLSQLREVHLRRYNLRRSALELFFIDQAHYFINFRKKVRNKVYSRILGLRPPNLFYFGSRSPQELLKASGLTQKWVYREISNFEYLMQLNTIAGRTYNDLSQYPVFPWVLCDYTSPDLDLNDPSVFRDLSKPIGVVNPRHAQNVREKYESFEDSTGTIDKFHYGTHYSNAAGVMHYMIRMEPFTTLHIQLQSGRFDVADRQFHSVAAAWQARMESPADVKELIPEFFYFPEFLQNMNGFDLGHLQISQDPVTDVFLPRWATSREDFIRKHMKALESEHVSSHLHEWIDLIFGCKQRGEEAVNALNVFYYCTYEGAVDLDAIANETERKALEGIISNFGQTPCQLLKEPHPPRMTAENASRRLSRLDTLPPNIFEHIKKLRPFVEVVSDGIPLVQAVVPKNQNRSFISQGSNFLVTVSSNGLIGTHSWLPFDKNIANYFTFTKDPTMANPKTQRFLNGPFSPGVDISAQVLVVSNDGRLLFSGGHWDCSLRVTQLGKGKLVGRICRHIDVVTCLALDLCGIYLISGSRDTSCIVWQVLQQGGFSCGLSPRPVQILCGHNQEVTCVAISTELDMAFSGSKDGTVIVHTVRRGQFLRTLRPPGDSMPAQISELQVGMEGHIVVQTSLEERSHRKGKYSIHVYSVNGCLLSSFTMEEQMTALHLVSEYVILGTMQGSLHIRDLYSLDALVTPLALRVPVRSVSVTKECSHILVGLEDGKLIVVGAGKPEEVRSGHISRRLWGSTRRISQVSSGETEYNPTENAGK from the exons AAGGATGTGGGCTACCTGCAGCAGTGGCTGGAGGCATTTGTGGCATCCTTTGAGAGGCTCATTGATGTGCAGTCACTGGAGCCTCGTAG GCTGGAGGAGGGAAGCTCAGAGGTGCCCTTGCTCCCCAGGGAGGTGCTGGTGTTGCTCAGCACCCAGCTATGGCACAGCGCGTTCCACCTCTCAAGTGCCACAGAGCACAACAGCAGCACCCCTCACCCACTGCTGCTCATCAAGTTCTTCATTATTGTTTGCAG GAACATGGAGAACATTGACCCTGAAAAGACCCCTAGTTTTATTTTTGAAACGATCAAGCTTTTGAATTTCTGTTTGGAACAG CTAAAAAAAGGAGAAGGAGAGAACTTGTCCCTGCAGCTGGTTGTGCAGTATGGACTCGTACTCTGCGAGAGCCTCTTTGACCCTTATCAGACATGGAGGAGACGCCTGGCAGG GGAGGAGGTGAGCCTGCTGGAGAGGAACAAGTATAAGTTCTCCCCGCTGGCCTTGCCAGAAGAACTGCCTGCTCTGTTCCATG ACAGTCTCCAGGAAAGCGAGCAGATCCCAGAGCTCCTCACACTCAGGCTGGTTCATCTTCAGGGTGCTGTCATCAGTGGAGGAAAG aaaaatGGTCTTCTTTCCATTAGCCCTCACTCAGTTGAGGACCTGTTCTCTGTTCTGCGGGGATGGTGCTGTCAGACTTCCCCTGAACCCAAGAGCACCAGCCTCCCCCGGCTGACCTTGCAGTGCCTGACAGCGATGATCCATCTTCTGCACTCCAGCAGCCCTGTGGAAAGGCAGGTGGAGATTAGGACTATACTTGAGAGCTACTTTCAGCTCCTGAACTGGAACAGACCGCTCGGCATCGAACAGGAAGACAGGCAGAGCTGGGAGGACAGCCTGATCGCACTCCAGAGCCAAATGCTAA CTGCTGTTCCTGAGATCCTGCAGTGCTCTGACAGACCAGTCCTGCAGGCGGTCTTCCTGAACAACAACTGCTTTGAGCACATCCTCCGACTCATTCAGAACAGCAAG ctctttcagagcaACAGGCGTAGGCCGGAGCGTGAGGTTGTGTGTGACCTCACCACGCGTTTACTCACAGATGCCGAGGTGGACCAG GTCTGGGAGAAAGGATCAGACAGTATTACAGTTCATGCCCTGGGGGTCCTCACAGCTATAATGAGTAACTCACCTTCTGCTAAG GAGGTTTTCAAGGAGCGGATTGGCTACTCACAGCTGTTCGATGTGTTGAAGAGTCAAGGTCAACCCACCAAAAGGCTCCTGCAGGAGCTGATGAACATG GCGGTGGAGGGTGAGCACGTCCATGCTCATCACCTCGGCATCAGCAACGACCAGCCGTTGCTGCTGCTTCTACAGTGGCTGCCTGACCTGTCAGGGCAGAGAGACCTTCAGCTGCTGGTAGCCCAGTGGTTGGCTGCTGTATGTGGAGGCTCCCTGTCCTGTCGTACTGTGGCCGTGGAAGCAGGCATGGTGGGGGCTTTGCTGCAGGTGCTTTCGCAGCCCCAGAGTCTGGACAGGCAGTGTGCAGATGCCCTGCTGGGCCTGTTGCAGGACTTGGGCACCCTGTGTCTTAGACCAGAAGAGCTGAAGAGCCTCCTAAGACTCCTAAGGGTGGATCAAGACAGTGGTGCAGTGGTCGGGAAGGTGCACCCCTATTGCACTCGCATCATACGCGTTCTCTCAGCCATGGCAGCCAGAGAAGGCCAGGACAGTGCTTTGCAGTATTTTGATCTTACGCCCCCCATGGCAGGTATCATGGTGCCTACAGTCCAGCGATGGCCAGGCAGTGGGTTCGCATTCCATGCTTGGCTCTGCCTCAACATGGACTTCCCTTCTTATCACTCAGAGATCTCTCACAGCCGTAGACCTCCTGCCAACTCGGGCATGGGGTCTCAGCATGACATGGGAAAAGGACCACGCAGGAAGCAACTCTACAG TTTCTTCACAGCAAGTGGAACTGGGCTTGAAGCCTTCTTCACTATGGAGGGAGTGCTTGTGGTGGCTGTATGCACAAAGAAGGACTACATGGCTGTTGCTTTGCCAGAGTACCCACTAGTTGATTCGTGCTGG CATTCAGTGGCTATAGTTCACATCCCAGGCCGCCGTCCTTTTGGTCAGAACCTGGTCACAATCTACATCGATGGAGAACAACGTAAAACTGCTCAGCTTCGTTTTCCATCTTTTAGTGAG CCTTTCACCTCCTGTTGCATCGGCTCTGCGGGCCACCGGACCacaaccaccaccacctccccaaACCTTCCCGCGTCCTTTATCTCCTGTCCATCGCCTGAGTTTGCCTTCCCTGCCCACGGTCCCTCCCTCATCCGTTCCCAGTCCTTTCCAGCCACCTTTGCAGGAGGCCGTTGGGGGTCTTTGCCAGAATCTTCCGTGCACACCATTCCAGCAGGACTACAGGACACAGAGTGGGGATCACCCACATCTTTGGATGGGCTCCTGGGCACCGCCTTCATCTGCCACGAAGCTCTGCAGCACACTCAGGCAAGGACTCTACATGCTGCAG GCCCCAATCACGTGTCCTTATTCAAAGTGGATGGAGAGTTATCTGATCTCAATAGCAAGCTTCTGCTCTACTACACTCCACAG GCATTTCAGAGTCAGATATGTCTGGACCTGGCACCCAATCATCAATACGATGGCAGACTTACAGGACATCGAGTGGTCAACTGGGACATAAAG GATGTCGTAAATGTGGTCGGAGGTATTGGCGTTTTGCTGCCTCTGCTCGAGCAGGTGTGTGTTGCCGAGCAAGTTTACAACGGCAGTCAGGACACCTCAGACTTGTTGGGACCAGAGCTCACCTCCTCCAGAGGCCCGGCCACTATGCTGCTGCCTCTGAACAAATCTGCAG aAGGCCGACTTGAGAGAAACTGTGTTGCTGCCTTCCTGCTGATGGTGAAAAACCTGATTCGTCATCATCCTGTCAATCAGGAGAGTCTGCTGCAGTGCCAGGGACCGAGCATCATGGGCGCCATGCTCAGCAAA gttcCAGGCACTATGATGGACATGAACGTTTTAATGGCATGTCAGCTACTGCTGGAGCAGGTTTTCAATGAGGGCAACAGCCCACTTCTACAGCAGCTCTACCAGCACCTACTCTTTAATTTCCGCATCTGGACTAAGAGTCATTTTGCTGTTTGCTTGG CACATGTTCAGTACCTGTCATCTGTGATAAACAAAAGCAAGCAACGCTTGAAGAGGAAGTATGGAGTCCAATACATTCTGGATACCATTCGGACATATTACAG TTTGGAGAGAGATGGCAGCTCTTTGTCTGATGAGAAGCAGACGATTCAGACATCTCTGTTTTCCCTGCTCAAAGATTTTCTCAAGTCCCCGACACAAGAGGAGCTTCACAGTGTCCTTGCCTACATTCTGACCGTTGGAGAAGAGCAGCAG gtGGCTAGAGCCTTGGACGTGCTGTATGAGCTCCTGAGGAGCAGCCCTCCTCGTGAGCAGGTGCAGACCGTGCTGCTGGAGTGGGGTGTGGAGCAACTGTACGGCTTGCTGCTCACTCCAAGCTTTGGGGATGAGGCCAGAGAGAGAGTATTCAGG GTTTTATACAAAATCCTCAAGAGCGAGAAAGTGTCTGAGCGCAACAAGCAACGCATCAAGTTGAAAGATTTTGGCTATCTTGGACTGGTTTGCTTTCTTGAAGACATTCCCGTCACCATGACGACTGTGCGCTGTCTGTACGAGCAGGTCCTTGCTACAG ATGCCAGTCCTAATTTTAGAGACCTCCTGGCTGTGGTCTGTCTGTCTCATCGAGCTGAACTCACCGTACGACTGGATGTCTGTCGCAAG CTCTTTCATTTGATCTATTCCAATGAGGATTACGTGAAGCAGCTCGCCAAGCAGCCCAGTTGGCAGGATGTTCTGACCAAACTCTATGTGAAAGAGTCCTACGAGTCCCACGCTGCCAGCATTGCAGACTCAAGCACCCACAGCTCCTTTGAGCCAAACTACCGACCGCCGCTGCGCAGAGATCAATCTCTGCTCATAGAGGACACGCGCCCAGACGTCTTCCTGACCTACCGCAGTTCGCAGGACAtcgaggatgaggaggaggaggaggatggcgGTCAGCGGGACATTTCCGAGGGATTCTCTGATTTATCCCAATCGCCTCCCAGCGGAGGTGGAGGCACGCTAAAAAACTTCCCAAGCCTCCATTTTAAGTCGTTTGATTCGGTGGATCAGGGGAGCCATTCGTCCTCAGTCTCCAATGCGGTTGATATCACCTCATCTCGGCCCGAAAACGAGGGAAGAGACTACCAGCCGCTCTCCCCCTTTGGCACATCGCCCTTTGATATGGAATTAGGGGGCATGGGGGAGACTGGCATGCACACCCCTGCAGGGAGTCTGACCAACACACCATCTCCTCTGGAGCACTGCAAACCATTTCCACCGCTCAGACCCAGGAAGAGCTCCAGTTTGTCCAATGTTCTGGATGACACCAGCTATGGGACAGACCCCCCTACAGGAGACACAATCTCCAATACGTCCAACCCTCAG CAGACCCCTGAGGAGGAGCTGTGCAACCTGCTCACCAACATCGTCTTCTCTGTGCTGTGGAGCGGCAGTGGGGCGGAGGGGGCGGATGATGTCGTGTGGAGGGAGAGGGGACAGGTGTTTTCTGTTCTCACCAAACTGGGCTCCTCCTGCCAGTTGGTGCGCCCTCCTGATGAAATCAAACGCAG TCTTTTGGAGATGATGCTGGAGTCATCCCTATCTGACCTGAGGGACGCCCAGGGAGTGTCTCTGCCTTTCTGTCCCAGTCTGGTTCGGCTCCTCAGGCTGCTGCAGGACTTTTTATTTGCAGAGGGTACAGACAACCACACACTATGGAGTGAAAAG ATCTTTGAGGGGGTGGTGAACCTGCTGGACAGGTTACAGGCCTGGCACAGCACCCCTGGCAACCCTGGAAACACAGAGCTGAAAGAGATGGCCCAGATCGGCCTGCGTATCATCACAGGATATATCCAACAACAGCACTCACAG GTATGTGTGATGGCCTATTTGAAGCTCCACAGCCTTCTCCAGACTGTGCTCTGCCTGAGCTGGGAGGAGGTTTGCTTCCTGTTGGGGCAGCTTGGTGCCCCCTTGTGGCCAGCAGGTGTAATGGACAGCACCAACTGCAGCCAGTCAGAGACTTTCTCCCAGCTCGTGCCTATTGTACGCACTCTACTTGACCAGCACGCTGAACCCGTCACCCTGCAAAACCTCCTGCCAAACCTGCCCATCACAAATGGCAGCACCACCTTCGCACAGGACCTGAAGGCTTATTGCCACACAGTGGAGTGGCAGGGCTTTTACCAGCAGCAG GTTCAGCCTACCAAGGAGCAGTACGAGCTGGACACATTTGGGAGGAGCCATGACATTATGTCCAATTTCTGGAACTCCTGCTTCGATGACTTAATGAGTACAGCATTTAGACGAGAAAAAGACAGATCTGACAGCAAATCTAAGTTTCAG gaggtgATCGTAGACCCTTACCACAAGCGAGTCCGGACTGAGAACAACAGGTACCACATCGGGCAGAAGCAGAACTCCAACCAGCAGGGGGTGGTGTGGCAGCACTGGAGAGCTTTCCGCAGGCTTTTTACCTGTGAGAGAGGAGCATGGGCCAATAA AGTTCAGCCGGAGGTGAAATGGAAGCTATCAAATGCAGAGACGTATTCAAAGATGCGTCTCAAACTTGTGCCCAACTATAACTATGATGCCCACAGTGAGGCCAGCGCCCTAAGGGACAACATGG GAGCTGAAAGCCCTCGCAGCTCTGAACCCCTCCCATTGGCTGTTGCTAAAGAAGCAAAAGTGAGCGACATGGAGGATGATCAGTTAGGAGAGGAGGACCTTGTCTTTCTGGATAACAA GGTGGAAGGAGAAGACGAGagcgagaaagaaaaactggttCTGTCTGAGGACTGCGAGCTCATCACCATTGTGGCGGTCGTTCCGGGTCGTCTGGAGGTCACCACACATCACCTGTACTTCTATGACGGCAGCAGCGAGAAAGAAGAGACAGAGGAGG GAATCGGGTTTGATTTCAAAAGACCCCTGTCTCAGCTCCGCGAGGTTCATTTGAGGCGCTACAACCTGCGACGGTCTGCACTGGAGCTTTTCTTCATTGACCAGGCTCACTACTTCATCAACTTCAGAAAGAAG GTACGAAACAAAGTTTACTCGAGGATCCTCGGGCTGCGACCTCCAAACCTGTTTTACTTCGGCTCCCGCTCTCCCCAAGAGCTGCTGAAGGCATCTGGCCTCACTCAG AAATGGGTATACAGAGAAATTTCCAACTTTGAGTATCTGATGCAACTGAACACCATTGCTGGGCGCACCTACAATGATTTGTCACAGTATCCTGTG TTTCCCTGGGTCCTGTGTGACTACACTTCTCCTGATCTGGATCTGAATGACCCCTCGGTTTTCAGAGACCTGTCCAAACCCATAGGTGTGGTCAACCCACGTCATGCACAGAACGTCAGAGAAAA GTATGAGAGCTTTGAAGACTCAACAGGAACCATTGACAAATTCCACTATGGCACACACTACTCTAATGCAGCAGGAGTCATGCACTACATGATCCGCATGGAGCCATTCACCACGCTGCATATCCAGCTGCAGAGTGGCAG GTTTGACGTCGCAGACAGACAGTTCCACTCGGTGGCAGCTGCCTGGCAGGCTCGCATGGAGAGTCCAGCTGACGTCAAAGAGCTCATCCCGGAGTTTTTCTACTTCCCTGAATTCCTTCAAAACATGAACG GCTTCGACCTTGGCCACTTACAGATATCTCAGGACCCAGTGACAGATGTTTTTTTGCCTCGCTGGGCAACATCGAGGGAAGACTTCAtcagaaaacacatgaaagccCTG GAATCTGAGCATGTGTCCAGTCACCTCCATGAGTGGATTGACCTCATATTTGGTTGCAAGCAGAGAGGGGAAGAGGCAGTGAATGCTCTCAATGTCTTCTATTACTGCACTTATGAGG GTGCAGTTGATCTGGACGCAATTGCCAATGAGACTGAACGAAAGGCTTTGGAAGGCATCATCAGCAACTTTGGACAGACGCCCTGCCAGCTCCTCAAG GAGCCTCATCCTCCTCGTATGACTGCTGAGAATGCAAGTAGGCGGCTGTCCCGCCTGGACACTTTGCCCCCAAATATCTTTGAGCACATCAAGAAACTCCGGCCATTTGTTGAG GTTGTAAGTGATGGCATTCCTCTAGTCCAAGCGGTGGTGCCAAAGAACCAGAATCGCTCCTTCATCAGCCAGGGTTCGAATTTCCTG GTGACTGTGAGTTCAAATGGTTTGATAGGGACACACAGCTGGCTTCCATTTGACAAAAACATCGCCAACTACTTCACCTTCACGAAAGACCCCACGATGGCCAATCCCAA GACTCAGCGTTTCTTGAATGGACCCTTCTCTCCCGGAGTGGACATCAGCGCTCAGGTGCTGGTGGTGTCCAACGATGGCCGTCTGCTTTTCAGCGGGGGACACTGGGACTGCAGTCTCCGTGTCACTCAGCTGGGGAAAGGAAAACTGGTGGGCAGGATCTGCCGACACATCG ACGTTGTTACTTGCTTGGCTCTGGATCTCTGTGGCATCTACCTCATCTCTGGTTCAAGGGACACATCTTGTATAGTGTGGCAGGTTTTACAGCAG GGTGGATTCTCCTGCGGTCTGTCTCCCCGGCCGGTGCAGATTCTCTGCGGACACAACCAGGAGGTTACCTGTGTGGCCATCAGCACTGAACTGGACATGGCCTTCTCAGGATCAAAG GATGGAACTGTGATAGTGCACACAGTCCGACGAGGCCAGTTCCTGCGAACATTGCGGCCTCCTGGTGACAGCATGCCCGCCCAAATCTCTGAGCTCCAGGTGGGGATGGAAGGCCACATTGTGGTGCAGACGTCTCTGGAGGAACGCTCCCACAGGAAG GGCAAGTACTCCATTCATGTTTACTCAGTCAACGGCTGCCTGCTGTCCTCTTTCACCATGGAGGAGCAGATGACTGCGCTCCACCTGGTGTCTGAATACGTCATCCTGGGGACCATGCAGGGAAGCCTCCACATACGAGATTTATACAG CCTGGATGCCTTGGTTACACCCTTGGCCTTGAGGGTTCCTGTGAGGAGTGTGTCTGTCACCAAAGAGTGCAGCCACATACTCGTGGGACTAGAGGACGGGAAGTTAATTGTGGTGGGGGCAGGGAAGCCAGAGGAG GTTCGCTCGGGACACATCTCCCGTCGCCTGTGGGGCTCCACACGCCGCATCTCTCAGGTGTCGTCAGGTGAAACTGAATACAATCCCACTGAAAATGCAGGCAAATGA